The stretch of DNA ctacaaacacgttgccaattgtccacattttaatatgCCGCTTTTTGAGCGCTTTATCTTTTTACTTATGATATCATAAGGCAGGGccgatttgttttgtcacagtgcacaatcacattatggcatctcctctttttACTTGCTTCATGGTTCTGAagctttatacaattttatcatGGTTATTGAGACTAGTCGTTAGTTacagtttaacaataaaaaataattaaacacgtattttttattttgttagaataGGCAATTTAAGTTTAGGAGTGCAGGCTGGCTATTTTTTACAAACAAGAGTcgtcatgcgatattttaaattaatgtatcgtcgtaagttttttattcaagaaaaatacgtgtccaatatcTTTACAAGatggataaaaaatatagacCTACTGAGTTGTCATATTTGAAAATACTGAAGTTTTAATTTGGACTAGgcataacattatttaattttttacacgGGTAATACCATGTCAACATTTGTTTCCcgctagtcaaattcaaaatgtcAGAGaggtattctttatttttaattttcaagtaaatactaatttcaCGTGGTGACGAACCATGGTGTCAGTTTTGTGAGACAATAATGTAGATAGCATTTTAGTTCCAACTATTTTATGAGTCCCGTGTAgtagggtgtgagcctattgccatgcgCCGGGCAcgatttttgaaaatataataatactttgccgaTCCGGTACCTAGTCAAACCTGAGCGGTCTTGCTCAGAAGACGCTTGTACCACaggtactttttataaaaataaataggtagtacTTAGCCAGTAGGCTAATGCACATCTGTAACAATGTGGcctatttcatttaataatggttgtttgacaagaaaattaaaaatgtaaagaaaattcTTAAGAATGTTTGCACTCTTACACTCAATGATTGGCATTCAGTAAGAGCGCAGActttctgaagtgggattaaTTTATCAAGGAAACTCAAGATTTTTCGTAtcatctaataatatcttctgatttattttattgtgggatccaagacagttattcaagTCGGCCGGActttagtgttccggtgttttcatggttgtatctactgattacaggagttgcagaggttttgggaggttgtagGGGGATGGGGatggtcaaagtcaaaatcatttattttaattagacccaggaaggcacttttgaacgtgaAAGCAAATATAATTACTACTAAGTCGTCACTACTAAGCTATAGTTTGAGTACGACTCACGATTCGGCaaagtatttttaagattttcaatTCCAACATGATTTGATGAGCGATGCGAAAGGTACATGTGTGGGAGGCGAATAGTTGTGTTTGATATGTGTATcgtacaaataaaacatttctttacatAACGTTATGTCCAGTTTCAATTTATTCACTAACTAACATTATAAACAGtttaattttcaacattttctcATGTTGTAACACttattcatacattttatagTATGGCAACACAAGAATTTTAAACTTATCAACTATACTGCCAGCGTCATGATGttgtttagataaaaaaaaagttagtaaCAAACTAAGATATAACTCGCATCATTTTTCAATGACAAAGTCTGCAAATAACCAAATAATGTAACAAGTTACTAACAAATATCACAAAAGCTTACGATAAAATAAcgaacattttataattagtaattttagTGGCACAGTCAAACAATTTAAGaactaataaagaaaaaaaatcaaatcaacacTGGTACCTGGCAATTACGTCAAAAGTGTCTATGGAAACAAGATTCCGCCctccattacaaaaaaaaagaatcactaTCGTCCAAAATAAGTTTTGTtattgaataagtatttttgcAGTATCAACTAaagttttatcattttatttttacaactatCTAACTAGACTATATTAACAAATACCGGTAAGATAAAGAGTAAGGCTTAAATACCTACAACTACAACATTGTAGGTAGCTTAGgtaattttttaaagtatttttacattgaaaacttaatttacttaCTTTGGTGAGGATTTTCAGTACTTGGGTCCGGATGGTCTGTTCATATAGCTCTGAAAGgaatttttataagtattagtgatgatgatgatgattttcatgcatgctcgttggttaaaggtacttttaatttggcccttctttaatatatcgccaagcTAGTTGCTATATGTCaatctagggcgccctctatcGCAAGacccattcatatccgccttgtatatttctattAGTGATACATCCTTATCAAATCTATTATAGCCACCATCAATAAGTGAAGGTACATGAAGTATCGCGCATAAGTATGGACAAGGAGTAATTTCTACAGTATTAGTAAATTGACTCTACATTTATGactattcaaattcaatattgcAAATTCTGCATTTACTTTCATACATTCGCATCCACacttaaaaagtataaaagtcaaaataatttatttcaaatagatcaggaaggcacttttgaatgttagagcaaatataattatgttaaaaatgtctgtctatcggtcagtcctctagtgaagtgtagattcctatggagaagaacgagcaagaaactccatgggttactctttttcaatgtCACAAACAGTTACTAGAATCTTTTTGGAAATAGTCTGGTTAGCAACTACTGCAAGTTTGCACATCCACATTTTTCCCAAACCCATTATCTATTTCAACTCAAGATACAccgatttaattttaaattaatcaattaattgatAAAACTTTATACGAGTAATAACGCAATTGGTCATTACATGGGACTCTAAACACAACTGGAAAAACCATGGAACATTATTTTACAGATTAAAAACGAGTAACACGCAACTGAAAGAAAGTTGTTGACTAgattttgtagtaataaaaGTTCACCGTTTAGCCCACGGGAGGTACAAAATCAAGTATACATACAGAAGGGCTCCTGAACGTCACCAGCCGCTGGTTAAAGTTAGGTCGCGGCCGCGGTCGCATTTGAGGGAGCATTGGAGGTCGCATCATATGTGTGCGCGGCGTGCCCGTCGGAGGCCGCATGATATTGTTCAATACCGACCGATGCCGCCAATATTTCTTTCCACTGTTGTCATTAGGCGGAACAAAACTAGGTCGCGAGCCCCCAGGACTCTCCTGATCGTACGATGGACGTTGCTTCGTTGGAGAGTGATTGAACGTAATCGGTGGACCCATGCCTATAGTCCTCGTTATGACTGGTACGGGAGATTCATCGGACGGTTGGTTCtgttaaaatcattattaatttcatgATCATCATCAGGCTATTTACTGTTTTAATACTTatgaaagtataaataaaaactctttATGACACTTCCAAAGATACACTATACAGTGAAAGTCAAAACATTACCCCTCCTTAATACCCCAAATCAGAAAAagcccgcaacgcacttgtaactgccctggtgtttcgggtgttcacaggtggcaccgattgcttaccatcaagcgattcgtcagctcgtttgccggcttatgccataaaaatcaTTCCATAATGAGTATAAGGACTCACCACGTTGCTGATGTTGGTGGTGTCGGGCGACGCCGCCGGCGGCTGTCCGTCGCCCGCGTCCGACTGCACCGACTGCGGCTTGTCCAGCTTCAGCTGCGAGCACTCCGCTATCATCGATGACGCCAGCATCGACGAGAACGCGTACTGGTTCTTCAGCAACATGTACTCTTCCAACACGTCCTTGTTCACAGATATTTGCTTCTCAAACATCCTAATCATTGAGTTGCTAAATATAGCGCAGTTCGTCAACCGCATCATCTGTATCAGAGCCTTCGCTATCGGCTCCTCGAACGGCAATATACACACGCGCTCCAAGATGTGCTCGACCACATCCTTGTTAAACGTCCTGTCGTTATCCACCATGAAATAAGTAAGAGTTAAGAACACTATTTTAAACCTTGAAAAGTTTTGCGTTATGGACATGGTGGCCATAAACACGTCGCAGAGCAGTGTCCTGTTGCCCTGGTCGGCGTGCACGGGCAGTTTTAACAAATCCTCACATATACACAAGTCAACCGAGTTCAAATGCAATAATGTTATTTCTATAGTATTTACTCTAATCCGTGTGTCTTCCTCAGAATCATTTCTAGCTTTTACGATGAAATCGTAAGCCATTTCAACGAGTATCCGAGTGAGACCACGTTTCGCACATTCCTCGACATAGCACAGACCGAATCTCCTCCTGATCGTAGTCCAGTTCCTCAGCAGCATGTACTCTTGTATCAACAACCTTTCATCTAACACACCAAGCTTTGCTGTAATTTGCTCGCAGGTAGGTATCACGTGCGGAAAACGACATTGGCCCGAGTATACCTTGCGGCAAGTGTTCAACAAGTTGTAGAAACATAAGTTGGCGAATACAATACTCCGCGCGCGTGGAGTCCTTTCAATGATACTGTCCATTAGACGCGGTCTCTTTTCCACATCGGGTGGTCCTACTCTTGCATTTAATTCTATATTCTCACTAAAGTCTTCGTAACTCTCGGCGTCAGCGTCCTCTGTGCtattactttgtttataaatagacgTTGAATCagcattttgtttttcaataacTGATTTTATCTTAGACGCTGGTCCTTCAGTGTCGGCGATTTTGGTCGGGAGGTAAGTATGTCTTTCTACGTCTGGGGGGGAGACTTCAGTAACAGGTCTTGGGACGTACTCCTCGACGGGGCGCGCATTGTACGCAGGGTACGAAGCAATTGAAGTGTTCATTCTAGAAGATTCGAAACCCGTTATGCTTTCGGCGTACAAAGAGAGTGCATCATCGTCATCGTGGTGGTCATAGCTATAGTTATTCCTGGAGGTGCCTGCTTGCATTTCGTCTTCGAAAAATTCGTCTCTTGGAACTTTAGCTGTCGCACTCGAAGCATAGTTCTCAAGATTAATTGACAATTTCCTAAGAGGAACAGGTCTAGGTTCCACGAAGTCCTTTTCAGGAGCCTTGGTACTTTCTTTAACCGGAGATGGTTGTGCATCTTTATGGGGGATTATGTTTTCAACGGGTGCTCTCTCAACGATTTTAGGGATACATTCAACTGCAGCATCTTCCGTACTGTCGGGATCTAAGATATGTTTGAGACGACTACAATGTGATATCACACCAAATTCATTATCCaaaatatcaaacattttgTCTTTGAATTTCACGAGGTTAGCGTTGTTCTGTTCATTTTCTGAGCTGATCCAATTTATTATTTCCATATCTAATTTATCTACTAACATAATTAGTGTGTCAGTTATTGTAGTATAATCTGGGGGGTTTTGTTTATTGCTACCTTCTGGGATGTGGCTACTAGGCTGAGATGAGGAACTTAGATTTAAGGAGTTAGCGTCTACTATGTCATTTATGGGTTCAGAATCATTTTCCTCACTGTCTGAACTATCAGAATCGGAGGAGTCTGATGAAGAGTCATCAGAGTCAACTGGATCAGTCGGTGGGACCTCCTCCTCCTGGTTCTGAAGCTGCTGTTTACTTGCTTGCTTGTTCTTCAActtattatcaatatttttgagaACTAACATTGGCAACTTCTTATTGATACGGACGAAATCGTTGGAACATGCCGTAATACACGTCGTGTTGCTCGAACTGGATATATCCTTAGTCCACGACAGATTGGAGCAACTGCTCACAGATGTCTTCCTGGAGTCTATCGGTGCTGAGTTGAATTGCTGGGCATTTTCGTTTTCCGTTTCTTTTTTTGCTAATTTTTTGGGTTGGTCAGGTATCGGAGGTGATTTATTAGCGGGGTCTGCGTTTCCTTGCTTACCTTTGGATCCTCTCCTGAGCGCGGCACGGGACTTTGGTGCAGGGTTGTTGGCTCTAGACTGCAGTGGTTTCGATGCAGATCTACCTCTCCTAGACGCAGGTTTAACCTGCGGTGCTACTATTGGATTACTATCAGGTACCATCTCTTCATCATTAGCAGTAGGCATTTCTGTTTTTATATCAGTTTTCTGTATTTTAGTGTCTACTTTTGCTTTCTTTGCAGATGGTTGACTATTGGCTGTTGAGTCAGCCAACCTTTTTCTAGTGActgaaagaaaacataataattattacaaatgcataatattagtaaatattatacCTTTAGGACAGAATATTTACCAATTCTTCTCGTAATTGTTGGTTTGGCAGGTACTTTTATTTCTAGTTTTTGAGATTTGGTATTTGTTGAAGTCACAGCGTTTtctgtaaaacaaataatacatattaagaaTATATTACACTGGAAATCAAATACGTTTTGAAAATGGTTATTCAGTAGGGCAAAGTAATATTTAACTGAAAATTTGAATGTCCAAAAATGCTTTgcccaattaattattatttctctttctctgctgctcattaatatgtgagcctttagcatggcttgaaactagtcgagttcctcgtcaaacagttacgtgagtaaaccgataacatatgtaataattaattgggCAAAGTATCTTTGATTCATTCAGTTTTTCGGATTCCATCTCATGGGATCTGGAAACATACTTGATAGGGCTTTAGACTCCCAATATTGTACGCTATCCATAATAAAACTGGGGAAAAAGGATGTTATATCCCTGCCATCATCATTACATAAAAGCTATGGTAACAAACCTGCATTATTATCCATTTGCTCTCTATCTTTATTGAAAAAGtcagtaattttcttttttcttcctCTTTTGACTGGATTTTGAATTATAACTATATTATCTAAGTGAAATTTTGGCGGTTCTTCTTTAATTAATTGCTGTCTTGCAACTGGAAGAGATTACATATGCGTTAgtattaatctatactaattaaataaagctgaagattgaagaagaatttgtttgtttgaacgcgctaaggTAAGAACTATTGGtccaaatttaataataatttttgtgttggatggtCCACTTATCAAGGAAgactatagactataaaacatcatgctatgcCCTATAGGAGACGAGAAAAGTGGGTGAAACTGCAATTTGTTACTTATCAAAGGAATACAAGacatatttaatttgttcaTTAGTCATAAGATTATCAAAGTGTATGCTTACTTGACAAACTAATTAATCATATTATAGAAATATCATattatcaatgaaaataattaaatattcatgtaAACATGGATGTTTGTTATAGATAACATTATTTAGTATGCTTATAATAGACTACCAATGTCTTCCTTGTTGCCAAGTATGTATAATGTGGTAGGGTTTTATTAACACCACATTTTAACATAAACTCTTACTCAGAGACTTTTAATTCTTTAACCACCTATTTCCATGTCCCTGCCTCTCATATTTTATTGCTGTGACAGAGAACATTCATAATTTTTCATTCTATTCACACAATtactcctccttatttagtgtagatataattatttagatttgtaGCCACACTCTTAGGGGCatggtaattgatatttaactgggtGTTTAAAGGgttaatgattacttttaaGAGTGTGACTGccaactgttctgcaaataattgctaaggacagggttaagtaatcattaaataactttgagTATGGCAGAAAGTGCAAGTTGCATCAAAAATTCtactaaataagattttatcattttagccataatgttatgtttatgggaataaaagatgataaaatacaattaactgTCATGTTTGACCTTAGCAAACATAATGTCTAATGCGTGAACGGCACATAAGACATTTTATggattaaaaatctaaaaaatctGGTAAATAGCCATAATACAATAGGTACCTTCATTTGCCAGATCTACTTTAGTTTTTGTATCCAAGAGTTTCTTGAACTGGGGAGGTCGCTTCCCTCGAACAATAGGGAAGTGAATTCCTTCAtctgtaataataatagtatacttttttaacttgttgagtttgaggtcccatactacaagtatgtgcccgatccaattcttgaaaacggccatatcacgttgtattGGGAttgatctatcatcactgacaggactattgtagccaataaacctgatatagtggtgttagaccgacaagcgcgcgcCACGATGATAAATCGATGTCGCCATCCTCAATGACAAATTGTTTTTGGATACAGAAATTGGATATACTTGAGAGTAATTTTCTGTATTTACAAGTATATAATGAATAGTAATAATTTTTCTAGTGATGGTTTAGTTCACAATTAGTAGAACTAAACACATACaagaaaaatatgtacctaaaataACGTCTGGTGCGTTATAGAGACACTAGACAAGCTGTTTGTAAATCTATCATTTATATTCTCTTTGATGTACTAAGAAAATTTTTGCAATGAAATTTCGTATCAAAATTTAAGGTTAAATCACTTTAACACGAGTGTTATAGTATTTAAGCGTTCTAAGAAGTTCCCCAAGAAATATGAGACTCGGTTCAAgcaagctttatttatttttgcaaactcGGCAAACTGTTCACTTACCTGAGTTCCCAATGTTATTCCTTATAGGTATGCTAACTTTTATGTTGGTAGGCATATTGAATTTAggtttttctttcttgttttgtagtttttctGTACTGTTTCTTTTAGTTCGCTGATTTTTAACACTTTTCCTAGGtgacatttttgtaaaattatgaaaacGTTAGGTCATTAGGTGTCTGAGATGGTCTTCAATTAGTACGAGTTATTCGTACATGAAATTATGGTTTATGGGGCTATTTTGCTTTTTACAATCTTACACAAGTGTTTTCTTTcgtattatattttgattcaaAAATTAAGGTTATCATTAAACAGAAAAAACTTGTCTTTGCTACACTGCTGCGCCGAACGAGAAACAGTGCTGCCAGTGAAAAAATTTGGGCTGCCGTGTTTAGCAGGGAAAATTGCCGTGTTTTTTAGGAAATAAATTTATGAAGGCCGTAGCAATAGTTAAACGctatcttttttatatattttaatgaacagaaaatattttttcattataattttgataacaTTAGTGAAACTAAACAGAAACTTAAAAACGACTTAGATATACTGACTTATCTAAACAGTTATCAATATAAACTAGAATTTGCACATAATCGAAAATTGTTTGGTTTCACACATTCATTCAAAAATATGAACCAAtttcccctatacttattatactctttgctAACGATGGCAACACCAACCTAGtgctgctatttattttatatagtcGATTATTAAGCTTTTTCATCTTAAAGTTCTGAATTATCTGTGGAACCAGTATtgataattttgactttgattagaGGTCATCCAGGTTATTTACGTCAGAGGAAAACCGAAGGTGTTGACTGCAGATATTTTCGCCGgcttaaaagtttaattaattaactcaaGATGCCTGGAAAATACAAGGTTGTAATGATTCGCCATGGCGAAAGTGAGTGGAACCAGAAAAACCTTTTCTGCGGTTGGTTTGACGCTGACCTTAGTGACAAGGGTAAgttcaaaatttaatacatttccGTTTAGTAATTTTTAGTCTTAGGATGATGCTAATTATGCTGTTTATCTATACATTTTCCAGGACGTGATGAAGCTAGTGCTGCTGGAAAAGCTTTGAAAGCTGAAGGCTATCAATTTGATGTCGCTCACACTTCAATGCTGAAACGTGCCCAAATCACTTTGAACAGTATCTTACAAGAGATTGGCCAGACCGACATACCTATTGAGAAGACCTGGCGCCTGAACGAGAGGCACTACGGTGGACTTACTGGTCTTAACAAAGCTGAGACTGCTGCCAAGTATGGTGAAGCTCAGgtatttaattcattttcaatattaCACTCACACTGTACAACAATAAGGTCTACTTATATTAGACATCAATATAATGCAAATCAACGTAACTATACTTatcataaatttaataatactgtATGAGTCATTATCATTGCAGTCCTTTATTTGACCTAAGAAATAcctatatcaaaaaaataaatattttggtctaAATCTAGACTATATAGCTGCCATGATCACCAGTTATTAATATCGTAATAATTTGCATTATGTAATATTCTATTTGAATTGCTGATGCtgctaataaataatgttacaatGCAATCCATTTTGCTGTGTTACCTTCTTCTCTCTATTGGTATCCAACATGTacaaattaactatttattaaactatgttaaaaaaatataaaactagagTATACTAGCTGTACCAACTTATGTATATTAGGAtgttaatgttaagtttaattaatgttcatacagatatttggatttttttaagtttatactgCATCTATCACATTAGGTGTGCCTgtaatgataaatgtaatgttgggataaataaataaataagtcatgACTTTGAAGATTtgagttttaagaaaaaaaaaataaaataaaataaataaataataaaaaagtataaagggACAGAACTGCAATCATgtgaaataaaaccttatttcaCAGGTTCAAATCTGGCGCCGCAGCTTCGATGTCCCCCCACCACCAATGGAGAAGGACCATCCTTACTATGACACTATTGTCAATGATCCCCGCTATGCTGAGGAGCCGAAGAAGGATGAGTTCCCCAGTCATGAGAGCTTGAAGCTGACCATTGAGAGAGCACTGCCTTACTGGAATAATGTTATTGTACCTcaggtaaatttaaaaagaatattattacattattacaaagCATAATGCCTTTTATCGCCCAAAAGGGCCCCCAGAAATACATGTAATGTACTATCACAACTAGTAATGTTATGAGACCTATGTGATAGAGGGTGAGTATAGACTCGCCCAGGTCAAGCAAATATGGCTCTATAACCACATTTTGCTTGACCTGAGAATTGAACCTGAAACCCCTTGTGCCCCTCGTGACCAATGAGGCATTTAGTAATAATAACTAAACAGTCTACAATAAACAACTTGTCAAATTATCAAGgcttgtttattgttttagtggTGTATAAAAATTAGTGATAAAATGTGATAATgacttattatttaattcataatacttgataaaataactaaagaaaGATACTGACAATGTGTTTAAATATTTCCAGATGAAAGAAGGAAAGAGGATTATTATTGCTGCCCACGGCAACAGCCTTAGGGGTATTGTGAAGCATTTAGATGGTAAGTTTTCAttgcatttttaatttgactttttaaatacataaacatgtaCATAAATCTATGTTTTTGTATCCGTGTCTCATGCAATAAAAGTTATCCCGTTGTCATTATATTAATGCCTACACAGGTGACTTTAAATCTTGAAGATTTTACATTTGGATTGTTAAATTTCCAGGTCTTAGTGACCAGGCCATCATGGAACTGAACCTCCCGACTGGTATTCCCTTCGTCTATGAACTGGACGAGGACATGAAACCAGTTGATTCCATGGTCTTCCTTGGTGACGAAGAAACTGTAAGGAAAGCAATGGAATCCGTTGCCAACCAAGGCAAGGCCAAGtaaatttaagttaaataagttatttattttgttatagtcATTCAAAATTATGATTCCTGTTGAGATTGTTATATAGAATCTAATTTACGTACTGAATAAATggacaattttatttcaattataagaaaaaatatgctAAGGAATCTCTAATGAAtgttaaaatttaacaaaagcTCCCGAATCAAAGAGATTCTTTTGGGTGTATGCCAACATACCATCTAGTGGTTaccacttaaaatatttatcgtaGAATGTTTGTGGgcttacaataaaaacatatttaaacattatttatttcttttattccgGTAAACTTTCCTTCAAATCAGCCATTACTTCATCCATGTTGACATCTTTAGAAGTTTTCGTGTCACTTTTCGTGAATTTTTTGCCGCAGTATTTTGCAAATGTCCTATTTTTGCTTGTGGTTAGGACCACTTTCTTTTTGACGTCGCTTGAGCTTTCACCATCGTGTTCCATGGACTGAACGTTATTGTCAGAGCTTTGTTTTGATTTGCCTTTCTTCTTGCCCTTGTGACACGGTTTTGTGTCGAACCGGAATTCCTTTGGTAACTTGTGGTCGTCGACGCAATGTTGTAATCTGTCATTAGCGGTCATAAACTTCTGTGGGCATTCTTGTATGTAGCAGGAATACTGTGGGGGAAAAGAAATGTTACAAGACTGAGTACGCAATTTTTATCGTTCTCCAGATGGCACCTCTAGCGAGTTAAGTCTCCTAAATCCAattagtattgtaattaaatgttaGCGAACGGTTTTCGGTCTAGTGAGTAGACACATTTATCTACCATTAGCcgtgaattaaattaaaaactgcaaTGGAACGTCTGACGTGACTTTCTCGTTTCATCTACATTCATCAAACTTTTATGCATAACTGTCGATCTGAGGGTGATATTGGTCTTTTGATATTGCCATTTTAagcaagtacctatttattgcaagaaataattacaaaacatttgtcTTACCGAAGGTTTCTTCTCTGATAACACAGCAAAAAAGGAATCATGTGTTTCTTGAATGTGCAAGTCCAACAAGTGAGGAGTAGGAAGTATCTTTTTGCACTGTGAACAGCTGTACCTATGAGCTGAGTTGTAATGATTCTCAAAATCCAATATAGTTTCCGTTTTGAATGAGCATCCTGGTATGTTGCATGTTGATACTACcctgaaattaaaacaattaggtACTTTAGATGATCGTTTTTCAGTTAGATTAGGGGTTGGTTGTATAATATTGTTAAGGGGAGAGTAAATAAGTCGATCTTcgtctttgtttatttaatttatatgcgATCTAAATTATATGTCATCTGGTGAACACAAAAACCTTAGCCAATGTACGTGAGTCTCAATGAGCGCAAATCCCGAAATATAAAAAGCCGAACAGGCCGGTAACTATAAATTTTCATCGGACTGGCAATGAAAAAGCCAATGTCGCGGTTCATCTGAACGCCAGGcaacaaaacaatgtattatgaattaattaaaatcttatagAAACGCCTGTATTTTAATTTAGCCTGCATTTACTTCTTATATCAAATGTTTTGTAATGGAGCAGCAGACTTTACAAATACAGGTAACAATACACAATAAATcagaatgtgttgctaagcgctaAACTCGAGAACGACTCGCCCGATTCACAGTTGTATTCCAAGGTTTTATAGAAGGACAAAAAACCTCGGAAAACATTGTCGTAGCATCCAGATGTTATTTAGACATTATAGTTTTGTTTCATTCAAAGGGAATAACATAGAAAATACAGTAATTTACAATAGAAAAAATTTTGCTGAGTAAGCCGATTCGTTCAGgctataaaaatactattttcggCATCAATAAAAGGTGTCAATAACCGATTAAAGCGTTACATGTTTACTCTGGCCTTCAGACGGACACTGTCAGTAACCTAACTGCAGCGCGGAAATGGGTAATAAAACTtgatttaaaatgaatgaaaatgttcGTTTCTTCAGATCTAGGTACCTGATAAAACTTAAACTACGCCGTGCCAATTACTAAAAGGAGTTAACTGCCGTAGTTAACTTGCGGTACtcgagagtcatttaatgtttatctagtccttagcgattgtttttggaacaatttcgttactaaggaatagtttaattaatcattaagtGTCTCTGAGGGTGTAGGACCTATGTAtgaatcataatttattatgataatgattTCCTTGTGATTAAAGGTGAATTTATTCTCATATTATTACCATCATACAAACTATGactttattcaat from Spodoptera frugiperda isolate SF20-4 chromosome 11, AGI-APGP_CSIRO_Sfru_2.0, whole genome shotgun sequence encodes:
- the LOC118274745 gene encoding uncharacterized protein LOC118274745 isoform X1, with the protein product MSPRKSVKNQRTKRNSTEKLQNKKEKPKFNMPTNIKVSIPIRNNIGNSDEGIHFPIVRGKRPPQFKKLLDTKTKVDLANEVARQQLIKEEPPKFHLDNIVIIQNPVKRGRKKKITDFFNKDREQMDNNAENAVTSTNTKSQKLEIKVPAKPTITRRIVTRKRLADSTANSQPSAKKAKVDTKIQKTDIKTEMPTANDEEMVPDSNPIVAPQVKPASRRGRSASKPLQSRANNPAPKSRAALRRGSKGKQGNADPANKSPPIPDQPKKLAKKETENENAQQFNSAPIDSRKTSVSSCSNLSWTKDISSSSNTTCITACSNDFVRINKKLPMLVLKNIDNKLKNKQASKQQLQNQEEEVPPTDPVDSDDSSSDSSDSDSSDSEENDSEPINDIVDANSLNLSSSSQPSSHIPEGSNKQNPPDYTTITDTLIMLVDKLDMEIINWISSENEQNNANLVKFKDKMFDILDNEFGVISHCSRLKHILDPDSTEDAAVECIPKIVERAPVENIIPHKDAQPSPVKESTKAPEKDFVEPRPVPLRKLSINLENYASSATAKVPRDEFFEDEMQAGTSRNNYSYDHHDDDDALSLYAESITGFESSRMNTSIASYPAYNARPVEEYVPRPVTEVSPPDVERHTYLPTKIADTEGPASKIKSVIEKQNADSTSIYKQSNSTEDADAESYEDFSENIELNARVGPPDVEKRPRLMDSIIERTPRARSIVFANLCFYNLLNTCRKVYSGQCRFPHVIPTCEQITAKLGVLDERLLIQEYMLLRNWTTIRRRFGLCYVEECAKRGLTRILVEMAYDFIVKARNDSEEDTRIRVNTIEITLLHLNSVDLCICEDLLKLPVHADQGNRTLLCDVFMATMSITQNFSRFKIVFLTLTYFMVDNDRTFNKDVVEHILERVCILPFEEPIAKALIQMMRLTNCAIFSNSMIRMFEKQISVNKDVLEEYMLLKNQYAFSSMLASSMIAECSQLKLDKPQSVQSDAGDGQPPAASPDTTNISNVNQPSDESPVPVITRTIGMGPPITFNHSPTKQRPSYDQESPGGSRPSFVPPNDNSGKKYWRHRSVLNNIMRPPTGTPRTHMMRPPMLPQMRPRPRPNFNQRLVTFRSPSSYMNRPSGPKY